From Amycolatopsis sp. cg9, one genomic window encodes:
- a CDS encoding SseB family protein, whose product MAVLAQQIWHGSREPGDFMDAFASTVVYAQRPESPALLVTDLGERGRWMVVFTTVERLAAHAGECDCFTTTGADLLELVPPGVGLMVDPDDTHRFPVLSRMAPPEVIARAWVQADRRRHRTA is encoded by the coding sequence TTGGCCGTCCTCGCGCAGCAGATCTGGCACGGCAGCCGCGAGCCAGGCGACTTCATGGACGCGTTCGCGAGCACGGTGGTGTACGCGCAGCGGCCGGAGTCACCCGCTCTACTGGTGACCGACCTCGGGGAGCGGGGCCGGTGGATGGTCGTGTTCACCACTGTCGAGAGGCTGGCCGCGCACGCGGGCGAATGCGACTGCTTCACCACGACGGGGGCGGATCTTCTGGAACTGGTACCGCCGGGTGTGGGTCTGATGGTCGACCCCGACGATACGCACCGGTTCCCCGTGCTGTCGCGGATGGCACCACCTGAGGTGATCGCACGAGCATGGGTTCAGGCCGACCGGCGGCGACATCGGACGGCGTAA